One genomic segment of Kogia breviceps isolate mKogBre1 chromosome 11, mKogBre1 haplotype 1, whole genome shotgun sequence includes these proteins:
- the FBXO41 gene encoding F-box only protein 41 has translation MASLDLPYRCPRCGEHKRFRSLSSLRAHLEYSHTYETLYILSKTNSICDGAAAAAAAAAAAASGFPLAPEPAALLAVPGARREVFESTSFQGKEQAAGPSPAAPHLLHHHHHHAPLAHFPGDLVPASLPCEELAEPGLVPAAAARYALREIEIPLGELFARKSVASSACSTPPPGPGPGPASASPASPSPADVAYEEGLARLKIRALEKLEVDRRLERLSEEVEQKIAGQVGRLQAELERKAAELETARQESARLGREKEELEERASELSRQVDVSVELLASLKQDLVHKEQELSRKQQEVVQIDQFLKETAAREASAKLRLQQFIEELLERADRAERQLQVISSSCGSTPSASLGRGGGGSGAGPSTRGPGRTREHHAGLAMPSTYAVSRHGSSPSTGACSRIPAASQSSGCYDSDSLELPRPEEGAPEDSGHGGLGTRVQAANGGLERAQPPRSSGLRRQAIQNWQRRPRRHSTEGEEGDVSDVGSRTTESEAEGPSDAPRPGPAMAGPLSSCRLSARPEGGSGRGRRAERGSPSRSNEVISPEILKMRAALFCIFTYLDTRTLLHAAEVCRDWRFVARHPAVWTRVLLENARVCSKFLAMLAQWCTQAHSLTLQNLKPRQRGKKESKEEYARSTRGCLEAGLESLLKAAGGNLLILRISHCPNVLTDRSLWLASCYCRALQAVTYRSATDPVGHEVIWALGAGCREIVSLQVAPLHPCQQPTRFSNRCLQMIGRCWPHLRALGVGGAGCGVQGLASLARNCMRLQVLELDHVSEITQEVAAEVCREGLKGLEMLVLTATPVTPKALLHFNSICRNLKSIVLQIGIADYFKEPSSPEAQKLFEDMVTKLQALRRRPGFSKILHIKVEGGC, from the exons ATGGCCTCGCTGGACCTGCCCTACCGCTGCCCCCGCTGCGGGGAGCACaagcgcttccggagcctgtcgTCGCTGCGCGCGCACCTGGAGTACAGCCACACGTACGAGAcgctctacatcctctccaagaCCAACAGCATTTGCGACGGCgccgcggcggccgcggcggctgccgccgccgccgcctccggcTTCCCTCTGGCGCCTGAGCCCGCCGCCCTGCTGGCCGTGCCAGGCGCCCGGCGCGAGGTCTTCGAGAGTACGTCCTTCCAGGGCAAGGAGCAGGCGGCCGGGCCGTCCCCCGCGGCGCCACACCTGctgcaccaccatcaccaccacgcaCCCCTCGCCCACTTCCCTGGCGACCTGGTGCCCGCCAGCCTGCCCTGCGAGGAGCTGGCTGAGCCGGGCCTCgtgcccgccgccgccgcgcgctacGCGCTACGCGAGATCGAGATCCCGCTGGGGGAGCTATTCGCCCGCAAGTCCGTGGCCTCCTCGGCATGCTCGACGCCGCCTCCCGGGCCTGGCCCCGGACCCGCCTCTGCCTCGCCCGCGTCTCCCTCGCCCGCCGATGTGGCTTACGAAGAGGGTCTGGCTCGCCTCAAGATCCGCGCGCTGGAGAAGCTGGAGGTGGACCGACGGCTGGAGCGGCTGAGCGAGGAGGTGGAGCAGAAAATCGCGGGCCAGGTGGGCCGGCTTCAGGCCGAGCTGGAGCGCAAGGCGGCGGAGCTGGAGACTGCGCGGCAGGAGAGCGCGCGGCTGGGGCGCGAaaaggaggagctggaggagcgCGCTTCCGAGCTCTCGCGCCAGGTGGACGTGAGTGTGGAGCTGCTGGCCTCGCTCAAGCAGGACCTGGTGCACAAGGAACAGGAGCTGAGCCGCAAGCAGCA GGAGGTGGTGCAGATTGACCAGTTCCTGAAGGAGACGGCGGCGCGGGAGGCCAGCGCCAAGCTGCGGCTGCAGCAGTTCATCGAGGAGCTCCTCGAGCGGGCCGACCGCGCCGAGCGGCAGCTACAGGTCATCAGTAGCAGCTGTGGCAGCACGCCCAGTGCCAGCCTGGGCCGTGGAGGTGGGGGAAGTGGTGCTGGGCCCAGTACCCGGGGCCCAGGCAGGACG CGAGAACACCACGCGGGCCTGGCCATGCCTAGCACGTACGCGGTGTCACGGCATGGCTCCTCTCCCAGCACAGG GGCCTGCAGTCGCATCCCAGCTGCATCCCAGAGCTCAGGCTGCTATGACAGTGACAGTCTGGAGCTGCCCCGGCCAGAAGAGGGGGCCCCTGAGGACAGTGGCCACGGGGGCTTGGGCACACGGGTCCAGGCTGCCAATGGCGGCTTGGAGCGGGCCCAGCCCCCTCGCAGCTCAGGCCTGCGGCGCCAGGCCATCCAGAACTGGCAGCGCAGACCTCGCCGACACAGCACggagggggaggaaggtgacGTCTCGGATGTGGGCTCCCGAACCACCGAGTCAGAGGCTGAGGGCCCCTCGGATGCCCCCCGCCCTGGGCCTGCTATGGCTGGGCCGTTGAGCAGCTGCCGGCTCTCTG CCCGCCCTGAGGGAGGCAGTGGGCGGGGTCGGCGAGCTGAGAGGGGCAGCCCCTCACGCTCCAATGAGGTCATCAGCCCGGAGATCCTCAAGATGCGAGCCGCCCTGTTCTGCATCTTCACCTACCTGGACACGCGCACACTGCTACATGCGGCCGAGGTCTGCCGGGACTGGCGCTTCGTGGCCCGCCACCCTGCCGTCTGGACACGGGTGCTGCTTGAGAATGCCCGCGTCTGTTCCAAG TTCTTGGCAATGCTGGCTCAGTGGTGCACCCAGGCCCACTCGCTGACACTGCAGAACCTGAAGCCCCGGCAGAGGGGCAAGAAGGAGAGCAAAGAGGAGTATGCCCGGAGTACCCG GGGCTGTCTGGAAGCAGGGCTAGAGTCTCTGCTGAAGGCAGCCGGGGGGAATCTGCTGATCCTGCGCATCTCCCACTGTCCCAACGTCCTCACTGACCGTTCGCTCTGGCTGGCCAGCTGCTACTGCCGTGCCCTGCAGGCTGTCACCTACAG AAGCGCCACAGACCCGGTGGGCCATGAGGTCATTTGGGCCCTGGGCGCAGGCTGCAGAGAGATTGTCTCCCTCCAGGTGGCGCCACTTCACCCCTG CCAGCAGCCCACGCGCTTCAGTAACCGCTGCCTACAGATGATCGGTCGCTGTTGGCCCCACCTCCGGGCCCTGGGGGTCGGGGGTGCCGGCTGTGGGGTTCAGGGCCTGGCATCACTCG CGAGAAACTGCATGCGACTGCAGGTCCTGGAGCTGGACCACGTGTCGGAGATCACTCAAGAGGTGGCGGCTGAGGTCTGCCGGGAAGGCCTGAAGGGACTGGAGATGTTGGTGCTCACGGCCACCCCTGTCACCCCCAAGGCCCTGCTGCATTTCAACA GCATCTGCCGGAACCTCAAGTCCATCGTGCTCCAGATTGGGATTGCTGATTATTTCAAAGAGCCCAGCAGCCCTGAGGCCCAGAAGCTGTTTGAGGACATGGTGACAAAACTCCAG GCCCTACGGCGGAGGCCCGGCTTCTCTAAGATCCTGCACATCAAGGTGGAAGGCGGCTGCTAA